From the genome of Bacteroides sp. MSB163, one region includes:
- a CDS encoding DUF6965 family protein: MEYKYDEESVNALMKWAENAQLPKELQLSEAEKIVNLRQYVVANINDIKAHYPDEFYNPAITRLYRLKEKLEGERTTE; encoded by the coding sequence ATGGAATATAAGTATGATGAAGAAAGTGTGAATGCCTTGATGAAGTGGGCTGAGAACGCACAGTTACCCAAAGAGTTACAACTAAGTGAGGCCGAAAAAATTGTGAATCTTAGACAATACGTAGTGGCAAATATAAACGATATCAAAGCGCATTATCCGGATGAGTTTTACAATCCGGCCATTACGCGTCTGTACAGACTGAAGGAAAAACTGGAAGGAGAAAGAACCACGGAGTAA
- a CDS encoding phosphoribosyltransferase, giving the protein MAKTMEEVLERFRTIEFRDDFDMIVAIANGGIVPAGIINQRLQKEVHLLRINLRDEYQHPKYDVPQLLAPVDFDFKNKSILLVDDRIKTGSTIRLACELLKDARLIKTFAVNGTADYALFDETCFKFSWIL; this is encoded by the coding sequence ATGGCAAAAACAATGGAAGAAGTGCTGGAACGCTTCCGCACAATTGAATTCCGCGATGATTTTGATATGATCGTGGCTATTGCTAATGGCGGTATCGTTCCGGCAGGTATCATCAACCAGCGATTGCAAAAAGAAGTGCATCTGCTACGTATCAATTTGCGAGATGAATACCAGCATCCGAAGTACGATGTACCCCAGTTGCTCGCTCCGGTTGACTTTGATTTTAAAAATAAAAGCATCTTATTGGTAGATGACCGTATTAAGACAGGATCTACCATTCGCCTGGCGTGCGAATTACTAAAAGACGCACGTCTGATAAAAACATTCGCAGTCAATGGTACGGCAGATTATGCCTTGTTTGACGAGACGTGTTTTAAGTTCTCGTGGATACTATGA
- a CDS encoding 4Fe-4S binding protein: MLRKARIILSVVIFGLITFYFLDFAEILPNSFHRLAHIQFVPALISLSFIILAVLILITLLLGRIYCSTICPMGIFQDIVTWISKKTAKKKKRFRYSPARNILRWGVLGVTAIAFLFGFTVILGLLDPYSAFGRMTVNVFKPVYMLGNNLLESIFSSFNNYTFYQVDASLLSISSFIIGLLTFLVIGFLAWKYGRTWCNTICPVGTLLGFLSRFSLFKVRIDTEKCNHCGLCATKCKASCINSPEQIIDYSRCVDCFDCLGACRQNALSYTTPLKTEKQVTDASKRRFLLAGLTTAAATPKVMAQAQNVAAAVAGMKSDKRQTPITPPGSISLEHFQAHCTSCHLCVSKCPSHVLKPAFMEYGLGGMMQPTVFFEKGFCNFDCTVCGDICPNGAILPLTKEQKHLTQMGKVVFIEENCIVYRDGTSCGACSEHCPTQALSMIPFKDGLTIPHIDTEICVGCGGCEYVCPARPFRAVYIEGNAVQQEAKPFTDNHQEEIQVDDFGF; encoded by the coding sequence ATGTTGAGAAAAGCACGTATTATACTGTCCGTTGTTATCTTCGGGCTGATAACTTTTTATTTTCTGGATTTTGCGGAAATATTGCCAAATAGTTTCCACAGACTGGCGCATATACAGTTTGTACCGGCATTGATATCTCTCAGTTTTATCATCCTGGCAGTGCTGATACTGATTACCTTGTTATTGGGACGTATCTATTGCTCTACAATTTGCCCGATGGGTATCTTTCAGGATATAGTGACCTGGATTTCTAAAAAGACGGCAAAGAAAAAGAAACGTTTCCGCTACTCGCCTGCCAGGAATATACTGCGCTGGGGAGTGTTGGGGGTAACGGCTATAGCTTTTCTTTTCGGATTTACGGTTATTTTGGGTCTGCTCGATCCTTACAGCGCTTTCGGACGTATGACGGTCAATGTGTTTAAACCTGTGTATATGTTAGGAAACAATTTGCTGGAAAGCATATTTTCAAGTTTCAATAACTATACTTTCTATCAGGTGGACGCTTCTCTCCTGAGTATCTCGTCCTTTATTATCGGACTGTTGACGTTCTTGGTGATTGGCTTTCTGGCATGGAAATACGGACGTACTTGGTGCAACACAATATGCCCGGTAGGTACGCTGCTTGGCTTTCTGAGCCGCTTCTCACTGTTTAAAGTACGCATCGATACAGAAAAATGCAATCATTGCGGACTGTGTGCCACTAAATGCAAGGCCTCATGTATTAATAGCCCGGAACAGATTATTGACTACAGTCGTTGCGTAGATTGTTTCGATTGTTTAGGTGCATGTCGCCAGAACGCACTTAGTTATACCACTCCCCTCAAAACAGAGAAACAGGTGACTGACGCTTCCAAACGCCGTTTTTTACTTGCCGGGCTAACAACTGCCGCTGCAACTCCCAAAGTAATGGCACAAGCCCAGAACGTAGCAGCTGCGGTAGCTGGAATGAAAAGTGATAAACGTCAGACACCTATAACACCGCCGGGATCTATCAGTCTGGAACATTTTCAGGCACATTGCACCTCGTGCCACCTGTGTGTCAGTAAATGTCCTTCTCATGTACTGAAGCCTGCTTTTATGGAGTATGGTTTAGGGGGAATGATGCAACCGACCGTTTTCTTTGAAAAGGGTTTCTGTAATTTTGATTGTACCGTATGCGGGGATATTTGTCCGAATGGAGCTATCCTGCCACTGACGAAAGAGCAGAAACACCTGACACAGATGGGTAAAGTTGTCTTCATCGAAGAGAACTGCATCGTCTACCGTGACGGAACCAGTTGTGGGGCTTGTTCGGAACATTGCCCTACGCAAGCTCTGTCGATGATTCCTTTCAAGGACGGATTGACAATTCCTCATATAGATACGGAAATTTGTGTAGGTTGTGGCGGTTGTGAATACGTCTGCCCTGCCCGCCCCTTCCGCGCCGTATATATCGAAGGAAATGCCGTACAGCAAGAGGCTAAACCCTTCACCGATAATCATCAGGAAGAAATTCAGGTGGATGATTTCGGATTTTGA
- a CDS encoding DUF362 domain-containing protein: MDRRDFLKTLAVTGAVMTVQRSEAMDILAQKLTNAGGGKVDLVAVMGGEPEAMFRRAITEMGGMKQFIKPGQKVVVKPNIGWDKVPELAGNTNPKLVAEIVKQCLAAGAKEVTVFDHTCDDWQKCYKNSGIEEAAKAAGAKVMPAHLESYYKPVSLPKGVRMKSAKVHEAILNSDVWINVPILKNHGGANLTISMKNHMGIVWDRGFFHSNDLQQCIADICTMDKKAVLNVVDAYRVLKTNGPRGRSASDVVLTKGLFISQDIVAVDTAATKFFNQVREMPLESVAHLANGQALKIGTMDLDKLNVKRIRL, encoded by the coding sequence ATGGATAGAAGGGATTTCTTAAAGACTCTGGCGGTAACGGGTGCGGTGATGACCGTACAACGTTCCGAAGCAATGGACATACTGGCGCAAAAGCTGACAAATGCTGGCGGCGGTAAGGTGGATCTGGTAGCTGTGATGGGTGGAGAACCGGAAGCGATGTTCAGGCGTGCTATTACAGAAATGGGTGGCATGAAACAGTTTATAAAACCGGGACAAAAGGTAGTGGTTAAACCGAATATCGGTTGGGATAAAGTACCCGAATTGGCCGGTAATACGAATCCGAAGCTCGTTGCGGAAATTGTGAAGCAATGTCTTGCCGCAGGTGCCAAGGAGGTTACGGTTTTTGATCATACTTGCGATGACTGGCAGAAGTGCTACAAGAACAGTGGCATTGAAGAAGCTGCCAAAGCTGCGGGTGCCAAGGTTATGCCGGCTCATCTGGAAAGCTACTACAAACCAGTCTCATTGCCCAAAGGCGTACGCATGAAAAGTGCCAAGGTACACGAAGCTATTCTGAACAGTGATGTATGGATCAATGTGCCCATCCTGAAAAACCATGGAGGTGCCAATCTGACGATTTCCATGAAGAACCACATGGGTATTGTTTGGGATCGCGGTTTCTTCCATTCCAACGACTTGCAGCAATGTATTGCCGATATCTGCACAATGGATAAGAAAGCAGTACTGAATGTGGTGGATGCCTATCGCGTTTTGAAAACGAATGGCCCGCGCGGACGTTCTGCTTCGGATGTGGTATTGACCAAAGGATTATTTATTTCACAGGATATCGTGGCCGTAGATACGGCTGCCACCAAATTCTTTAACCAGGTTCGCGAAATGCCGCTTGAAAGTGTAGCTCACCTTGCTAACGGGCAGGCATTGAAGATTGGAACAATGGATTTGGATAAGCTGAATGTGAAGCGTATCAGGCTTTAA
- a CDS encoding DUF2461 domain-containing protein has protein sequence MNIPVIFQFLKEVSANNNREWFNAHKDLYEEARGEFENLLSAIITRISLFDESIRGVQVKDCTYRIYRDTRFSQDKTPYKTHLGGYINARGKKSDHCGYYVHIEPGNCLLAGGSYCLPPKTLKAVRQAVYDNIDEFRGIVENPDFKQYFPVIGEDFLKTAPKGFPKDFEYVQYLKCKEYTCYCNQPDSFFLASDCVDRTAEIFKQMKPFADFLNYTIDDFE, from the coding sequence ATGAACATCCCTGTTATTTTTCAATTCTTAAAAGAAGTGTCCGCTAACAATAACCGCGAATGGTTCAATGCTCATAAGGACTTATATGAAGAAGCCCGTGGGGAATTTGAGAACCTGTTATCGGCTATAATTACCCGTATCTCGCTTTTCGATGAAAGTATTCGTGGCGTTCAAGTCAAAGACTGTACTTACCGGATTTATCGTGATACGCGCTTTTCGCAGGACAAGACCCCGTATAAAACTCATTTGGGCGGATACATCAACGCCCGCGGTAAGAAATCAGACCACTGCGGTTACTATGTTCACATTGAACCGGGCAACTGTCTGTTGGCAGGTGGTAGCTATTGCCTGCCTCCTAAGACGTTGAAAGCCGTGCGACAGGCAGTGTATGATAACATAGACGAATTTCGCGGTATAGTTGAAAATCCGGATTTCAAGCAATACTTCCCGGTAATAGGCGAAGATTTCCTGAAAACAGCTCCCAAAGGGTTTCCAAAGGATTTTGAATATGTACAATATCTGAAATGCAAGGAATATACCTGTTACTGCAATCAACCGGACAGCTTCTTTCTGGCATCCGATTGCGTGGATCGTACGGCGGAAATCTTCAAGCAAATGAAACCTTTTGCTGATTTCCTGAACTACACGATTGACGACTTTGAATAA
- a CDS encoding alpha-amylase family protein has product MGKDEKMIIYQVFTRLFGNNHNHCINNGNITENGCGKMADFTAKALNEIKKLGATHIWYTGIIEHATQTDYRRYNIRPDHPAIVKGKAGSPYAIKDYYDVDPDLANDVQERMKEFENLVQRTHRSGLKVIIDFVPNHVARQYHSDAQPDGTSQLGANDDPNYAFSPYNNFYYIPQSELHGQFDMKGSAAEPYKECPAKATGNNRFDAYPNITDWYETVKLNYGVDYQNGGTCHFNPTPDTWTKMLDILLFWADKNIDGFRCDMAEMVPVEFWEWVIPQVKEKHPDLLFIAEVYNPAEYQNYLFRGKFDYLYDKVGLYDTLRNVICGYDSATAITRSWQSLGDIEKRMLNFLENHDEQRIASDFFAGNPRKAVPGLIVSACMNTNPMMIYFGQEFGELGMDSEGFSGRDGRTTIFDYWSVDTIRRWRNGGKFDGKMLTEDQKHIYSIYQRILTLCNKEKAITEGEFFDLMYANTNGWRFNEHKQYTFLRKAGKELLFIIVNFDHISVDVAINVPSHAFDFLQIPQMDVYPAIDLLTGKTESISLLPYKATEISVEGYSGKILKIKL; this is encoded by the coding sequence ATGGGGAAAGATGAAAAAATGATTATCTATCAAGTGTTTACGCGCTTGTTTGGTAACAATCATAATCACTGTATCAATAACGGGAACATAACGGAAAACGGATGCGGTAAAATGGCGGACTTTACAGCCAAGGCACTCAATGAAATAAAGAAGTTGGGAGCCACACATATTTGGTATACCGGTATCATAGAACATGCCACGCAAACGGATTATCGCCGTTACAACATACGTCCCGATCATCCGGCTATTGTTAAGGGAAAAGCAGGCTCTCCTTATGCCATCAAGGATTATTATGACGTGGATCCGGACTTGGCAAACGATGTACAGGAACGTATGAAGGAATTTGAAAATCTGGTACAACGTACTCATCGTAGCGGTCTGAAAGTCATTATTGATTTTGTTCCGAATCACGTTGCCCGCCAATATCATTCGGATGCACAACCTGACGGAACTTCACAGTTGGGTGCAAATGATGATCCTAATTACGCTTTCAGCCCATATAATAATTTTTACTATATCCCTCAATCCGAATTGCACGGTCAGTTTGATATGAAAGGATCGGCTGCGGAACCTTATAAAGAATGTCCTGCCAAGGCTACGGGGAACAATCGTTTCGATGCTTATCCCAATATCACCGACTGGTACGAAACCGTGAAACTGAATTATGGAGTGGACTATCAGAATGGTGGAACCTGTCACTTCAATCCCACTCCGGACACCTGGACAAAGATGCTGGATATCCTTCTTTTCTGGGCAGACAAGAATATTGACGGTTTTCGTTGTGATATGGCGGAAATGGTTCCGGTTGAGTTCTGGGAATGGGTGATTCCACAAGTGAAAGAGAAGCATCCTGATTTGTTATTCATTGCAGAGGTTTATAATCCGGCAGAATATCAGAATTACTTATTCCGCGGAAAATTTGATTATCTATATGATAAGGTAGGGCTTTATGATACGCTTCGTAATGTGATTTGCGGCTATGATTCGGCTACGGCCATTACTCGTTCTTGGCAAAGTCTGGGTGACATCGAGAAACGAATGCTGAATTTCCTGGAGAACCATGACGAACAGCGCATTGCTTCTGATTTCTTCGCTGGAAATCCGCGTAAAGCCGTTCCAGGATTGATTGTTTCAGCTTGTATGAATACCAATCCGATGATGATTTATTTCGGGCAGGAATTCGGTGAACTGGGCATGGATAGCGAAGGTTTCAGTGGCAGAGACGGGCGTACCACTATTTTTGATTATTGGAGCGTGGACACCATTCGTCGCTGGCGGAATGGTGGGAAGTTCGATGGCAAGATGCTGACGGAAGACCAAAAACACATCTATAGTATCTACCAACGCATCCTGACGCTTTGCAACAAAGAAAAAGCAATCACTGAAGGAGAATTCTTCGATCTGATGTATGCCAACACAAATGGCTGGCGCTTCAATGAGCATAAACAATACACATTCTTGCGCAAAGCTGGGAAAGAGTTATTGTTCATTATCGTGAACTTTGACCACATTTCAGTAGATGTAGCTATCAATGTGCCTTCTCATGCCTTTGACTTCCTGCAAATACCGCAGATGGATGTTTATCCGGCGATAGATTTACTAACCGGAAAGACGGAAAGTATTAGTTTGCTGCCTTATAAGGCTACGGAAATTTCAGTAGAAGGATATAGTGGAAAGATATTGAAAATCAAGTTATAA
- a CDS encoding ECF transporter S component, with the protein METSAKLYSLSFSNVKTYLFAFLFVAGNIALPQLCHLVPAGGPTLLPIYFFTLIAAYKFGFRVGLLTALLSPLINHLLFGMPAAAALPVLLIKSGLLAGAAAFAARYTKKISLVALLSVILTYQVIGTAFEWAICGNFFLAVQDFRIGMPGMLIQWFGGYALLKAISKL; encoded by the coding sequence ATGGAAACATCTGCTAAACTCTACTCTTTGTCGTTCAGTAACGTGAAGACCTATTTGTTTGCATTCTTATTTGTTGCAGGAAATATAGCATTGCCGCAGCTTTGTCATCTGGTTCCTGCGGGCGGACCGACTTTGCTGCCTATCTATTTCTTTACATTGATTGCCGCCTATAAATTCGGTTTCCGTGTAGGACTGCTTACGGCTTTACTTTCTCCGTTGATTAATCATTTACTGTTTGGTATGCCCGCTGCCGCTGCATTGCCTGTGTTGCTGATAAAATCCGGTTTACTTGCAGGAGCAGCTGCATTTGCTGCGCGATATACAAAGAAGATATCCTTAGTTGCATTGCTTAGTGTGATTCTTACTTACCAGGTGATAGGCACTGCTTTTGAATGGGCTATATGTGGTAACTTCTTCCTGGCCGTACAAGATTTCCGTATTGGCATGCCGGGTATGCTGATCCAATGGTTCGGTGGTTACGCTCTGCTGAAAGCTATTTCCAAACTTTAA
- a CDS encoding YhcH/YjgK/YiaL family protein: MVVDRLENLEKYASLNPLFAQAIEFLQSHDLNAMEVGKTELKGKDLVVNVAQTTPKAKEQAKLETHNEFIDIQIPLSGAEVMGYTAGKDCVPADAPYNAEKDITFFEGLAETYITVKPGMFAIFFPQDGHAPGISPDGVKKVIVKVKA; this comes from the coding sequence ATGGTAGTAGATAGATTAGAAAATTTAGAAAAATATGCATCGTTGAACCCCTTGTTCGCCCAAGCTATTGAATTCTTGCAATCGCATGACTTGAACGCAATGGAAGTTGGCAAAACCGAACTGAAAGGTAAAGACCTGGTTGTAAACGTAGCTCAAACTACCCCTAAAGCTAAAGAACAAGCCAAACTGGAAACACACAATGAATTTATAGATATCCAGATTCCTCTCTCCGGTGCGGAAGTAATGGGCTATACCGCAGGAAAAGATTGCGTACCGGCTGATGCTCCCTACAATGCAGAGAAAGATATTACTTTCTTCGAAGGACTGGCTGAAACTTATATCACTGTAAAACCTGGAATGTTTGCTATATTCTTCCCTCAAGACGGACATGCTCCCGGCATTTCTCCTGACGGTGTGAAGAAAGTCATTGTGAAAGTGAAAGCATAA
- a CDS encoding patatin-like phospholipase family protein, translated as MEATSNNWFTNKYPIGYALSGGFIKGFAHLGVMQSLLEHDIKPNILSGVSAGALAGVFYADGNEPHKVLDYFSGHKFQDLTKLVIPKVGLFELGEFIDFLKTNLKAKTMEELQIPLIITATDLDHGRVVHFHKGDIAERVAASCCMPVLFSPVKIEGTHYVDGGVFMNLPVSTIRRVCSKVVAVNVSPLLANKYKMNIVSIAMRSYHFMFRANTFPEREKADLLIEPYNLDGYGNTELEKAEEIFMQGYNAANTLLDQLKADQGTIWKDESNYQIIK; from the coding sequence ATGGAGGCAACATCAAATAATTGGTTTACGAACAAATATCCTATAGGATATGCTTTGAGCGGTGGTTTTATCAAGGGTTTCGCGCATCTGGGCGTGATGCAGTCATTGTTGGAACATGACATCAAACCTAATATCCTTTCGGGAGTAAGCGCAGGGGCTTTGGCAGGCGTGTTTTATGCAGACGGCAACGAACCGCATAAAGTGCTGGATTACTTCTCCGGGCATAAGTTCCAGGACCTGACCAAATTAGTCATACCAAAAGTGGGATTGTTCGAGTTAGGCGAATTTATTGATTTCCTGAAAACCAATCTGAAAGCAAAGACGATGGAAGAATTGCAAATACCTCTCATCATCACTGCAACCGACCTCGATCACGGACGTGTGGTGCATTTCCACAAAGGGGATATTGCCGAACGTGTGGCGGCTTCATGTTGTATGCCTGTCCTTTTCTCTCCTGTAAAAATAGAAGGAACGCATTATGTAGATGGTGGAGTGTTTATGAACTTACCTGTATCTACCATTCGGCGTGTTTGTAGCAAAGTGGTGGCAGTAAATGTTAGTCCGCTACTGGCGAACAAATATAAGATGAATATTGTAAGTATTGCCATGCGTTCCTACCACTTCATGTTCCGTGCCAATACGTTCCCCGAACGGGAAAAAGCGGATTTATTAATAGAACCGTATAATCTGGATGGATACGGCAATACCGAACTGGAAAAAGCAGAAGAGATATTTATGCAGGGATACAATGCCGCTAACACTCTTCTGGATCAGTTGAAAGCGGATCAGGGAACCATCTGGAAAGATGAAAGTAATTATCAAATCATAAAATAA